DNA sequence from the Asticcacaulis sp. AND118 genome:
TCCTGCGCATAAAACACCCAGTGTTTCTGCGACCAGAAGGCCACCGCCGTGAAGATGGCGATGATGATGAACAGCACCCACGACAGGGCCGAGGAATAGCCGAGATTGAAGTATTTGAACGCTTCTTCGTAGATCATCAGCGGCAGCAGGTAGCTCGATTTGAGCGGTCCGCCGGCGGTGATGATGTAGGGGCCGTTGAACTCCTGAAACGCCTGCACGATCTGCATGATGAAGTTGAAGAACAGCACCGGCGTCAGCAGCGGCAGGGTGATCATGAAAAACTGCTTGAGGCGCGACGCTCCGTCGAGATCGGCGGCCTCATAGAGGTCTTCGGGGATGGCCTTGAGGCCTGCCAGAAACACCACCATGGCCGAGCCGAACTGCCACAGGCGCAGCAGGACGATGGAAAACATGGCCGTGGTCGGCTCGCCCAGCCAGTTGACGCCGCCGAAGCCGATCCCGGTCAGGGCCTGATTGATCAGACCGTCGCCAGCGAAGACGAAACGCCAGACCACGGCTACGGCCACGCTGCCCCCCAGGATAGACGGCAGGTAGAAGGCCGTGCGGAACAGGCCGATGCCTTTCAGCTTGAAATTCAGCACCACAGCAATCAGCAGGGCGAAGGCCAGCTTCAGTGGCACGGTGATGAAGACATAAGCAAAGGTCACGCCCAGCGATTGCCGGAAGGTCGAATCCGCGGCCATCTCGGTGTAGTTCGACAGGCCGACCATATGGGCCGCACCCAACTGATCCTGAAGCCGTGCGTCGGTCAGGCTGAGGACGAAGGAAGCGACGAAGGGAAACGCCGTGAACAGCAAAAAGCCGATCACGAAGGGGGTGACGTAGAGGCTGCCGATCCACTTGTTGCTATACATGGACGGACTCGTCTGTCTTATCTTCGAAATCCGGAGATACACCAATGGCCAGACCGTCTTCGCCGAACAAATGCGCGCGGTTGAGGTCGATTTTCAGCCGCACTTCCTGATGGTTATGCAGGGCCACTTCGCCGTCCAGCTTCATGATCAGCGGTTCGCCTTCCACCTCTTTCAGCGTCACATAGGCGAAGGTTTCCCCGCCCAGACGCTCGATCAGGATGACGTAGCCATTCAGGTGCGCCTCTTCATCCGCGCCCGCCAGATGCAGGTTTTCCGGGCGGATGCCGAGGGTCGCGGAGGCTCCGATCGACACCGATGCGCCGACGCGCGGCACGGCAAGAATATTTTGCGGCAGATCGAGCTTCACCATCTCCGGCGTCACTTCGCGCACGCTGGCCTCGAGCACATTCATGCGTGGCGAACCGATGAAGCCCGCCACGAACAGATTGGCCGGTTTGCGGTACAGGTCGAGCGGCGAGCCCACCTGTTCGATACGCCCGGCATTGAGCACGACGATCTTGTCGGCCAGAGTCATGGCCTCGACCTGATCGTGGGTGACATAGACCGAGGTGGCGTTGAGCTTGGTATGCAGGCGCGCGATTTCCACGCGCATCTGACCCCGCAGGGCGGCGTCGAGATTGGACAGCGGTTCGTCGAACAGAAAAACGTCCGGTTCGCGCACGATGGCGCGGCCGATGGCGACGCGCTGACGCTGGCCACCGGACAGGGCCTTGGGCCGGCGCTTAAGCAGATGCGTCAGTTGCAGCGTCTCGGCGGCGGCATTGACCTTGTGCTCGATCTCGGCCTTAGCCATGCCCTGAATCTTCAGCGCGAAGGCGATATTGTCGAACACCGTCATGTGCGGATAGAGGGCGTAGGACTGAAACACCATGGCTACGCCGCGCTTGGACGGATGGGCATAGGTGACATCGCGGCCCGCAATATCGATCTGGCCTGAAGTCGGCGTTTCCAACCCGGCGATCAGGCGCAGCAGGGTCGATTTTCCGCAGCCCGACGGCCCGACGAAGACCACCAGCTCGCCTTTTTTAACCTCCAGCGAGACGCCCTTGATGACCTCATGGCCATTGAACGCCTTGCGCACGTCTGTAAGTCTGACACTGTCGACTGACACGTTTCCCCGCTTTTGATGGTGTTATTTTTGCTTGATGATATGTGTAAGGGAAACCGGTGTCATGATCAACGCCGATTATGCACAAAGGGCACATGAAAAGCATTTCATCCCGCTCCCGTAACGCCGACTTTTCAAATTCGTCATTCGGGCATAGCCTTCGCTTCGGGCTTTTCTGAAACGGGGGTTATCATGTCCGCTCTTGCACCGACCATCGCGTTCGTACCCAGCGTCATCACCACTTACGGGGCCATCCACACGGCCATCAGTTGCGTGCCGCTGTTCCTCGGCGGCTACCTCTATCTGACCAAGGGCACCATCCGGCTCGACACCGAACTGGGGCGCATCTATTTCTGGACGGCGCTGGCCGGAGCCGTCACCGGCATCACTATCTTTCATCATGGCGGACCAGGCATTCCGCACATCGTCAGCGCCCTGTTCATCATCCTGCTGCTGGCGGCCGCCGGAGCGAAGGTCCTTACCTTTACCCGGTTAAAGGCGCGCACCATCGAAATCGTCAGCCTCTCCTTCACCTATTTCTTCGTGTGGTTTTTCACCACGACCGAAGGTCTGACGCGCCTGCCTGCGGGTAAGCCGTTCTCGCCCTCGCCCGAAGCGATCGAGTTGGCGCCCGTGCGCGGCGCGTTGCTGCTGGTGCTGATCGTGGGCATCTGGTGGCAGTTGCGTGCCGAGAAAAGGCGGGCGGCGTTTCCCGTCGACGCGGCTCCGGCAGAGTGAGAAAGCCCTCCGCCGGACTGGAGGGTTTTTAATCGTCTTTCTGCGCATTTGCGGCCTCTCGCGGCTTGCTGAGAGGCCGTTCGGCGGCTATTGAAGCGACTACGCGCACATCCACGCAGTAATACGCAGAAAGACATTTTCATGAAAATCGCACTGATCAATGAGAACAGCCAGGCCGCCAAGAACGGCATCATTTTCGACGCGCTGAAGACGGTCGCCGAACCGCTCGGTCACACGGTTTTCAACTACGGCATGTACGGCGCCGAAGACAAGGCGTCGCTGACCTATGTCATGAACGGCCTGCTGGCCGGCATCCTGCTCAACTCAAAGGCCGCCGACTTCGTCGTCACCGGCTGCGGCACCGGCATGGGCGCCATGCTGGCCTGCAACTCGATGCCGGGCGTCTTCTGCGGTCTGGTGATCGACCCGACCGACGCCTTCCTGTTCGGTCAGATCAATGACGGCAACGCCATCTCCATGCCCTATGCCAAGGGCTTCGGCTGGGCCGCCGAACTGAACTTGCAGGACGTTTACCGCAAGCTGTTCGACGGCGAGCGCGGCCTGGGCTACCCCAAGGAGCGCGCCGAAATCATGGCCAAGAACCGCGGCATCCTGAAGGACCTCAAGGCCGCTTCGTGCAAGGACATGCTGACCGTTCTGAAAACCGTCGATCAGGACCTGCTGAAGGCCGCCGTGGCCGGTGAGAAGTTCTCGGAATACTTCTTCGCCAACGCGCAGGACGAAGAGATCAAGGCCTACATCAAGGGCCTCGTCGGTTAATCAGTAGCGCATTCCGAAAAGTGTGAAGCGGTTTTCGGGATCAAATGCGCGTCA
Encoded proteins:
- a CDS encoding carbohydrate ABC transporter permease, producing the protein MYSNKWIGSLYVTPFVIGFLLFTAFPFVASFVLSLTDARLQDQLGAAHMVGLSNYTEMAADSTFRQSLGVTFAYVFITVPLKLAFALLIAVVLNFKLKGIGLFRTAFYLPSILGGSVAVAVVWRFVFAGDGLINQALTGIGFGGVNWLGEPTTAMFSIVLLRLWQFGSAMVVFLAGLKAIPEDLYEAADLDGASRLKQFFMITLPLLTPVLFFNFIMQIVQAFQEFNGPYIITAGGPLKSSYLLPLMIYEEAFKYFNLGYSSALSWVLFIIIAIFTAVAFWSQKHWVFYAQDRDEKGGH
- a CDS encoding ABC transporter ATP-binding protein, whose product is MSVDSVRLTDVRKAFNGHEVIKGVSLEVKKGELVVFVGPSGCGKSTLLRLIAGLETPTSGQIDIAGRDVTYAHPSKRGVAMVFQSYALYPHMTVFDNIAFALKIQGMAKAEIEHKVNAAAETLQLTHLLKRRPKALSGGQRQRVAIGRAIVREPDVFLFDEPLSNLDAALRGQMRVEIARLHTKLNATSVYVTHDQVEAMTLADKIVVLNAGRIEQVGSPLDLYRKPANLFVAGFIGSPRMNVLEASVREVTPEMVKLDLPQNILAVPRVGASVSIGASATLGIRPENLHLAGADEEAHLNGYVILIERLGGETFAYVTLKEVEGEPLIMKLDGEVALHNHQEVRLKIDLNRAHLFGEDGLAIGVSPDFEDKTDESVHV
- a CDS encoding RpiB/LacA/LacB family sugar-phosphate isomerase; the protein is MKIALINENSQAAKNGIIFDALKTVAEPLGHTVFNYGMYGAEDKASLTYVMNGLLAGILLNSKAADFVVTGCGTGMGAMLACNSMPGVFCGLVIDPTDAFLFGQINDGNAISMPYAKGFGWAAELNLQDVYRKLFDGERGLGYPKERAEIMAKNRGILKDLKAASCKDMLTVLKTVDQDLLKAAVAGEKFSEYFFANAQDEEIKAYIKGLVG